agagcggcctagaccctcacatgattaatttaatttgaaaatggatttaaatcattttctagTTATtttttgtggccttgctgagtaccaaccataagtgtactcacccttacttactgctgctcagaagaaaACGTTGTTGtaaagtcttttgaagatgatgctgagttctaggcctACGcagcccccagtcgattgcctgttaAGTTTAGAGTCTtcatttccaggataagctgtataactctgatagtctttaatttattttaattctctttttcgtgatactattactgattattcacttatattttcactatatgtatggaacttgatcctggcatacatatagagatgcattcggttttgtcttTAAAATCGGGTATGACAGAAGTGGTATAAGAGCTGTATGGACTGTAGGACGTAAGCCTAGATAACACTGGTCACTTTCTAAGGACTAGTTTATTATAAAAACAATTCCTTATTAATCCTTGACTTCTTTGGTGAATATTCTCACTTCTTAACTATTTTTGTTTCTCAATTCATCTTGATAACTCACCTTTCTCACCTGATCTCTGTTCATTTGCACTTCCTTATTTTGCAAATGTAAAACCCCCCATCCCTGTCTATTGACTTACCCTCTCCTTGATAACTTATTTTGATACTTGACCCTTGGTCATTTACCGTTTCTGGTTTTTTTTCTAAACCCTCAACCATCATCTACTTATTCTCTCTAGCTCCTTGATTACTTCTTGATTTTGAACATACATCTGTTTTGATGAATGATTCTCCAATCTCATCCCCAGCTCACCTCCTTTTGAACATACCTTCTTTTGATGAATGGATTCTACCTTGTTCTTCTATCTTTCTTtatcattatttatttattgtcATTCACTTCTGATCTTGTCTTTACCATCCAACCAGATGGCGAGTCCCAATAGTGTGACACTTTAAGTGTCTAGTAACTAGAACATAGGATAATGTGTGAAATTTGTGTTTGTTCTTGTGTGAAAGTTTAAATTTTCAATGCAAAAATaggggtatttttgtaattatggaaaattacaagtccctttttgcaaaattttttaacTTAAGTGAGCAAATTCAACtttgtgaagggctttcttgcaaacatgctagtaatcattacttggcagctttattgcattTTAGTCCTAAATTTGTTGTAATTTGCTACCAAAaagtgtttttcttttataaattagagttcatttgaacttttgaaaatattttaaaatcctttgatctagtgcaaatttgcacaatatgaaagttgtagatcttgaaaaactgaacaactttcattttgggtattttttcatttgagccctaattCAGCGGCAAATTTTACTTTACTTCTAGGCCCCTGAATTTTCACATTTTACAACCAAGTCCTCCCAGTCTTCTTCAAGCTCCAGCTTCGCCGGAGCTTctgtagcgccgccgccgccatttccCCACCGCGCTTTGGCTTCGCGCTGCCGGTTGGGACAATAATCGACTTCCCGGCTTCCCCCTGGCCCCACCCCCTTCCTTGCTGGCGCCCTCTCCTCTTCCCACGTCGCGCCGCAGTCGCCGCCCCTGTTTctttctccggcgagctcgaccgCCGCTGGGAACCACCTCTGTgaaccgcctcgccgcctccacgcgtcgTACGTGAAGCCCCGCCGCAACTAGCACCGCCTTTGTTGGCCTGCTAGccctgcgccacgccgccccgagcGCCACCTCGCCAGCCGCCATGGATCTCTCTGTCCGCCGCCGAATTCACCTTTCCCTTAGTCGAACTCATCTCCAGAGCTCCCCCTGTCACTCATCCTTCTCATCTCTGGGCTATAAATAGCCCCGGCCAGGCACTATCGCCGGCATACGCCATCGCCGCCCTTTTTCTTAATTCTGACGAACCCAtgccgccgtcgacccgccgctGTAGCGCCACTCCCATCACCACGACCCCCTAGTTAGCTTCGCCATGACCCTGTGAAGCTAACCCGCCACTTCTTGCCGCCGTTCCCCTGTTGGAGCACCGCCGTCGTcgttcccctccgccgccgccccctgtcTCACGCCGACGAGCCTTCTCCGACCTTCTTTGCTGGCTCCCAATCACCCCAACAGGTGCGCCATGGCTCACTGTACCTCCCTAGCCCCTTGTCCCTCATCGCCGATGAACCCCCTTGCCGGAATCCGACCGGCCCtcccctgtcttcttcttccttgggtCAAGGACCCAATTGCAATTTTTTGAATCTTTCtagggtcctttctgcaaaagatcaaaaccttttctttattttatgtgatggaactttgaaaaatcctagaaaaatgtagaaaaatgtcaaaccaattttgttgtgttccttgtgATTAGCTCTACAGTTTGATGCTATGAGTTTGAGTTATTTTCTTGTGTAGCTAATTCTAAAAATAGGGTTAGTTTATagctctttttatttatatcttttgtTCTAGAGCTATACTTTGAATGAGCTTTTGACCATATGCTCTTTAGAGTATGTCAAGCTCTGTATATTTTTCCTAGACCCATTAGTGGACTCTAGTTTGTACTTTTAAAATTTCTTTCTAATGTATTGTTTATGTTCTTCAGGATTTCTTTTAAAAATACTTTTTGTTGAAATAAAAATCCCTTTTTCATGTTATTTTATGGAGTTCTTTGCATTCaattttactctataaacaattgcccagtaaagtaaaacttttaagtttaatcttaactatttactttattggattgcaactttatagtgaaggaaagcaatactcaagcacttcactaatttccaactactgcattgcatatagaaacaacatCGCTAgcagacggaacatacgagctcatCTAGGAGCCAGTCGGGGATTTTTCTGAAACTCAGGCCAACATTGTTGAAATAACTGTAGTCCCGAACTCCGATTCGGAAGAACCAAAGCCTACTGACTCTATAGACACCactgaaggcaagccccggtgcataatccttttttttacttgtgcatttaagttattggagttgattgaaatccttagatgcataattctaggtacctattgattgaacactagaaatctgagtccgaatagatgctatactaattaggaccggtaaaagtcgagtgattgcctgtcactcgcgagctttataggagttgattgtttactttcttgcaatcactataaggaccatggacggatttggttacaagcttcatGGTTGAAATCCGTCTGTATTGATAAattgctaaggccgcagtgtgtggtagcggtggttaagcgtttgaaagtactagccacatgccgtaaatacggtacacggtaagcctagtaactgatcggcccggcgagtagacatacctcccactctctcttagagataggaagttaagtTATGTTGGAAGTTAAATTATGTtacaacaccacgggtgcagggatgtGGACTGTTCCCTGTAGTCGGagagagtggcactgatccatgaaccggaatgagaagcaaacggttgcttgggagtgactcgacagtgctccaagtgtgtgtgttaggtttacccttgcaaggttggaaatttgattcagaatcgttcgtttctcgcggatattgagaccgcttgatccctttgccacatagagtaagaagtgaaaaatttatgatacttaatcttgttggatgcaaattaaccctctaccatgtttgtgtagatagGTGCTTATCTAGACtagttaatctaactagaatctgaaagctaaaatttgaaagtaaggatctactctttgttgcttttcagcaaaagaaactccagagccttcacaaaccttgcatgtctagttaaataGCTAGTATAGACCCTTAGTCGGgttagtcttgctgagtattagtatactgagtcttgcttgtgactttgttttcaggaatgACTTGTGATGACCAAAACACTAGTTTGACTTTGCCTAGTGTTTTACCTACTGGCTGGTCTATGGAGTGGGAACCATCCCCGACCAGCAATGACTTggctgaatgatgtcatgttcggGCTTACCATGGCATCAACCCTACGACGTTTGTGCATAGTCGTGTTTTACTTTTCCACTACAGAACTTCTATAGTAAGCGTAGCTTATTTTTAACTCTTATAGAACCTTCTAAACAAGTTTGTAAAAGCTAAAACTTCGGCTTGCTAGCTTTTAAACTCTGATGTAAATTACAccccttatctatgtgatgtaaaattttgtggaatgttgtatctctgactcgccttcgtgcgggatgtatacttgtgttacgatcggatattcagtggttacatcgggatgttacccgacagaccaatgatTATACCAGTTGAGACGCGTTTAGATGTTTAGCGCACTcaaactggtgtaattcaaACTAGTTCTGCCACAAATAGAGATCATGAAGATCGAGCCAATGAAGGAGACCTCAATGTTCCACCTatatcctcatcatttgagcGCAGAATGTGAGAGTATATGGCAGCACAAACTCATACTCTACAAGCAATGGCTCAAACCAGGGCCAATATCCACCAGCATATTACAGAGCAAGCGTCATTCCCTATGAAGGACAACTCTATTAGCTATGATAACCATCCAATCCCAACCGATCTGCCACCatttgataaagaaaagttGTTAGCTATGCAAGCTCGTGTCTTACAAGGAAAGTTGCAGTCTAAAACATCAACTTCAGATAACATGGAGATGACCAGGGCAGAAGTCCCCACCGGACCAGTGAAGAGGCAAGTTGCTGAAGCATGGAACAATGGGAAACGTAAGAGGAACTATGAAACACCAAACCCGCTGATAGAAGAACAACATCAGGTTGGTAGGATTCCAGGAACATGTCAGTGTTGCGAGCATTATGGCCATCTGTGTCTCCAAGAAGATAGCTTAATGACAGCGGAAGCAAGACATTACCATTTAGATATCAATAGGAAGTTATCTGCCCAAGATCCAATCCTAGAAGGGGTCGCCCAAGATGAAGACAATACTCAGACTATGAATCTCGAGGATTGGACTATCTCTTTCAAAGAGTTTCAGCCTAGAAGAAGCAAGCAGCCTGAGAAACAAATTAGTAAAGCAAGCCAAGAAAAGGTGGAGCTAGCACAACTATTGGCAGATAGAAGTGTTCAATTCAATTCCAACCAATCGCAGCCAAAAGTTGTTCAACCTCCATATGACAACTCTATCaagaagaattctgatgcacAAGCCATTCCACCAAGAAATGAGGTGGAGCAGAAAGAAGGTCGGGATGGACATGTTAAAGGAGTAGTGTGCTTTAGATGTGGTGAAAAAGGCCACTATGCTAATAGATGTCCAACAAAGCGAGGAAGCCAGGATGGGTATGCTAAAAGAGTGTGTTTTGTATGTAGTAAAGAAGGGCACTATGCCAATGGATGTCCAACAAAGCATAAGAAGACTAGATCCCATGATCTTGGATTATATTGCCTCAagtatggagaagatggacacCTTGCCAGTTGGTGTGAaaaggatgatgatgatcaaccCAAGAACCGAAGCTCCAATAGCCATACACTCGGTCAGACGTCATCAGTTGGTCCCCTTGCCAGGACGGATGACCAGGATACCTCAGCTAGATGAGAATGTCGTCAGTCTCCAATTCTCACGCCACCGTGAGTCaccaagatagtaaagcaagaAAAGCTTGTTTCCACAATGCAACGCATGCCTAAGGAAATTTTGGAAGATCTGAACTTTATGGTTGGTTTATCTTCGTCACTTTACTTGAAGGTTATGAGATGTGTATGAGGACTTGAGAAGTGATACCATATACTCAAGCCAGAAGGAAGCAACTAAGCTCTATTCAAATCACTTTATCAAGGTACGAAGGATGGGACAACAAAGCTGAGGAAAGAATTGATAGTTACAAAATGGAGATAGACTGAGTATCCGTCAAGTGTTGTAGCACTGAGGAAAGATTGAATGGCTTGGCTATATGTAGCACTGAGAATAATATTTTGGATGACATTAATCTTTATACAGTTCTTGAAGATTTTCCATCAAGAAATGCACAAAGACGATTTTTTACAAAGAACTGAAGcattatattttatttaatcataATAGTTATTGTTAGTTTTTTGTTACATGGGTCTTTATGTTCTTATTTGCCCAAGGGCACTTAAAATTATAGAGCCGGCCCTCGGGAGGCCACCACAGCGCGCACCATCACTGGCACGCGCGAGTCCACagtcttggcggcggcggcggcagcgcaccAGTAGACATCATGGAGACCCCGGCGAGGACGCCTTTCTCCTCGACGTCCGCGGCCTCTTTAGGTCGGACGTCCAGGTAGGCCGGCACCTATGTCACGCTAGTCATCGCTTCTCGTACCATGGGTGAGGCAGCGCCACCGGTCCCCGATGACAATAGCTTCCCGGTCGCGAGAGTGGATTTTGTGCCGCGCGGCGCCGTTCCGCCGGGAATCTGGACGATCGTGTTTGCGTCGTGATTCGGGTGGAGGGCAGACCGCCGAGGAGGTAGGAGCGTATAAATGAACAGTTGCAGGTCCATCGTACTTCTACAGTGGCAGGTCCAGCTGGGAACATGCGTTGTCAAACGCTCAGACCAGGTGGGCGACGGTTCTAGAGTTGGAATCTTCAACAGTAACATCGAGAGTAAAAAAATACTTTCATCCGGCGCTAACGGAGCagctcttcatcttcctcaccTCGTGAACACAGGTCGGGGatgccgtgtttagttcccacccaaccgtaaatgtaaaaaaaaatcacatcgaatgtttatTTCGACAGATGCATGCACAACTGTTTGTGCATCACAAGATTTGAGGTAAAAGGGCATGCACAACTGAAGATGCACATATCTTAAGTTATTATTTGTATATAATATCAAACAGTGATAATCTGCAGATTGCTCTATGCTAGTGCTTCCCCTGTGCATCTGACTTGATACACtataaataataataacatGAACATGCACATATCATTTTGCATATaacaaaaattataaaaaatggtCAGTAGATAATATTCACATATTTTGGGGCAGATAGTAGATGTCGAAACTATTGAACATGTGAGATGCATAAATAGACTTTAGCCTAGAATCTTTAGATGCACATTCTTcacaaaccaaaaaaaaaactacgcaAACGTCAAAATTGAAGGCAGCACGTgtttaataaaataaaaaatctcgAAATTTGGTCACCTCAAGATTATGCACACCATTTTCTCAAACAAGAATAAATCCAACTATTCTATAGATAATGAAGCAAGCTATTTAGTGCAGAAAGTTATATTTTTTCCTTGCAACAAAAGGACACCCAAGAATCATAAATGAGGTTCACATATTAGCTGCCAGCTTAGTGCTGTCAAGCCCAGCATCGCCCTCCACCGGTTACTGCTTGTTGAGGCAATGCCCAAGAAATGAGTGATGCTCCACCAAGGAAGCACTGCAGCCGGTGCAGccagaggcaggagctcgagctTCAGTGCAGCCTGAACACGTGGAGCACTTGGATGCCAGATCCAGCAGCAACCGCCTCTCTAAGCAAGATTCAACTCTCAATCCGTGAGATCTGGCTGCCGCGTAGTCGTCATCGCCATCCCTCTGCACCTACAGCAACAAACGCGAAGAACATCAGCACCTGTGAAGAACACGAGAAGCCACGAGGAACATCATAAGCGCGACGAAGTAGCTTCCGAGAACTGTACCTTTTCTTGTGCCCTCTTCCGAAATCCACAGGAAACCTCGAATCCATCTTTGGCGGGTCCATGGGATGCGAGCTGAGGAGCTTGATGGCGGTGGCCTCCCCGCGCGACTGGCGTGGGGGCATGAGCGGCGATGCGTTGCCTTCGGCGGCAGAGTCAGCACCGTCGCCGGAGGTGGGGTCGACATCGGAGGCCTCACCGTTGGACTCAGCGGCAGCATCCGGAGAGCATGAGCGTGGATTGGGCCTCCAGACCTTGCGCGACGGCAACGCCGCGGTGCCCCCTTCCGGAGCCCGGGTCGGTACAGCCATGGATTTGATTATGGGGAGATGAGCTGTGGGGCAAGCGGCCGGATTCGAGATATCTCGGGGAGCagagggaaggaaggaggacGACGCAACCTGTccctaatattacatacaccggttgattacatcggttaaaccggcgatacaccggttgattgctaacggctagtttttcaattagcagtttacatacaccggttgaaccgatgatggcttttggggtacgtcggattaaccggcgttacgcagttttctggcagcttttctccaacggctatatttgcttatgctgcctatatatacccccaaggccgggtcatttgaaagtgctggagttgctggacatcccacacacacccaagaacatctccaaccaccatagagcttcattgtacatcatataggcttaagcacacttgtgagagtgcttagtgcttgtaataaggattagttcttgcaagagctcccttgaggaaagtcttgctgtggcaagcaacttgtgatccgtcgtgtgaccctccgtcttggtgtggagtggcaacgacactttgtgcgggggaagaggaggccccctccttggtggagaagctccgtagtcgattacggccgggtgaccgagagagacagtggcggtgcacgagactcggtgtcttaggggcacttgcctttgcttgccggcatcgccttggtggcgtagtgcaagacggtgatcggaagagcctcggtgtcccgtggacgtaggcgtttgtgccgaaccacgttacatgaccgtgtctactcgggagtttgcatccctcttgcacttacctctttacttaccgcattacgtttccgcatttactctatcttgcgtccctttacttttctagttattttgattaggattggctaggttgcaagtcttttaagggtaaatagagagtagcatagataaaccttagtcataactagcatgtataggacatgttaggtttatcttatgcaggtagtttgagccctaggttaaaaagcgattagcgaccctattcaccccctccgccTCTAGAGTCGGACACCCCAGTGATCCTTAcatcatgtcgatcaaaaccacggcaagcttttgcaagggaaactggcaagcgagcgctaaaaccaaggaggtgactgaaatttctctaattaaaatagcgttcaactctAAAAAGttggaaagaaacaccatcgtccacctcccgaagagtgcaaagaaactggatggtgaggagacgagaactattctcctcaacgggcacaaaaccatcccatccaaccgcatgccaaacatgAGCAAAGTCAACATCCATTCCTGTTTTTTCAagaaggtccggatcgaaggctctggtatgaccaaagcttcgattcttgatcatggcgtaggcttgacgctcgcggtcatcttgcaagtcgaggtatggtgcatcatcttcatctatctccatgtcctcggcttgcggttctgcagcttgctcctcgaaatgttcttcttgttcgtcttgctcataatccattgtagtcggtgttggtgcaggttcgggggaatgatgagagctcGACTCGCCCTGTGAACGGGACGAGCccaacctcgtcatcctcttgagagctccggAAATTTTCCACCATGCACCTCTCATGtttgcaacaagaacgaacaagaacgaacgagaacaactcgattctggttacgttagtgaaatgaaaatgaaactcttacccaaaagttgttcctccaaatatgtgatcaatcttgcagcaaaaaatgagagagagtgtgttcttgcaatcagacttgagtcaaaatccaaaggaaacccgagcaagaatgtgtgagagggagtgagagtggagagagtgagcatgagagctcatcacccctctctcggcctctatttaaaggaatTTGGGTGAGTGCACCCGAGGAAGAGCCAGGCACAACGGTcaggtagccgttggagaaggtggggcccaggagccgttggTCCTGGAtcggccgacctgtggggtcggccagcCCTAGGGTggccccctggtgcccccctttGGCCAGAAGCTTCCTCAATGGTTATGAACTTTGgaaatatggtgcacggccaaaagtttgctcaAAAAGATatcaaaattatttttcccaaaggattttaaaactcaaaaaatatttttggtctttttgtaaaaagggaaaagtgctagaaaaattctagcatgcagaaaacaattttgaaaatttcaaatatgcagtggagaaaaacaaataaggtgcaaaaaaaatattaaaaagcGGAGAAAgaaaatatgagataaataccaatttatcTTTAGCAAGGGCGGGTCGTTTAAAGTCCGACGTGCATGACTTTTCTCCATAGTTCTTACCATTcgtcggctcgtcctggagaactggacgaggGCGAACTCTTGACTTTTCGCCAcgccttcttttccttctttcttttaggtgtggagggtcgttgttctggctggggttctagtgcaccccagagtgcttgccctgtcttgttggatcatgaagcgctgctcttccttCTTTTTGAACTTGAAAACCATATCCTCCCTTCCGACACGGAAACggatttctccctttccgacatcgatccttgccttggcagaccttagaaaaggtcgccgaagtacgaggtcgactccgaggtcaccctccatatccattaccacaaagtcggcaaggacgaaggagtctcgtactcgtacgaatatgtgttcggctatcccttcggaataccgaatggttgaatctgcaagctgtacgagcatagttgttgggaaaagagcaggatattcaagtgcttcatatattaccttggcattatattcacgcttgccccccagatcgcataggcatcgctcgaagtgtttgatgtagatcgagcacctgatcatggggacccctagctcctcttgcaccgctgccaccatgccatcccaaacgtcgttccttgggggatagtacctacctgcatggttattgcgtggtggcctccgggacgaGTTATCCCATCCGGTAGACAtcatgctgacattttcaacgggagactcgggttgccccgggatcttctcGCTCTCAACAGCATGTAATGAAGtagcaatttgtgcaagctaggtttcgatcattttgttgaaacttaactgaTTTTTAAGAGTAGaagacaaagcttcaagcttaacatttaaactttccagggttttatcattggccaaaagctttttatttatatttttgttgattttaacttggccaagaacaagttctctcaagggaggttggtttgaattgaaattcgaattatatgaaggattgtagttattacctccctgaaaaggtggacgtggctggttccacctctggcctccttgttgtggacggtacacgttgttgttgttgttgttgttgaggtaggcgcagtcttcaCGAGTTTTggggcagtcgttccccgagtgtccTTCATTACCACAGACTTTGCACGTGAAGTACGATTCCATGGCACGAGCATAGTTTTCTCTCTGCTTCTTGAATTCGGCCCTTTTGTCGAGATgcttcagtaggaggtccaaTTTGGCAACgatcatatccgtctccttgacgaTATGCGTGCCCTTGGTGCGGGGTTGGAGTCATTCATCACTCCACCCCTTATTGGAGACTATCTTCTCGACTAATGCTTTGGATTTGGTTatggtcaggtcgaggaaggctcctccagcagtagcatcaatattggctcgagatgtcgttgtgagcccgttgtagaagctttgcaggacgagccactcgtccatgccatgatgacgacaggccaggatgtatttctgcagcctctcccaagcttctgggatggattccatccctgtctactggaaacttgaaattctcccacgcagggcatttgttttgcccagtaggaagaattttgcgaggaa
This genomic interval from Panicum virgatum strain AP13 chromosome 8K, P.virgatum_v5, whole genome shotgun sequence contains the following:
- the LOC120643988 gene encoding uncharacterized protein LOC120643988: MAVPTRAPEGGTAALPSRKVWRPNPRSCSPDAAAESNGEASDVDPTSGDGADSAAEGNASPLMPPRQSRGEATAIKLLSSHPMDPPKMDSRFPVDFGRGHKKRCRGMAMTTTRQPDLTD